In Theileria parva strain Muguga chromosome 4 map unlocalized ctg_529, whole genome shotgun sequence, one DNA window encodes the following:
- a CDS encoding RPAP1-like domain protein → MSADGDKKESDLNFMSNDFDIVEHFDEDDSSTDIPLPTFDPCGFPKAKHRTISDLSLSKPQEYEDNLIKPLQDMSLDEIKNAQKYLYEKLGKETCDFIKERRLKRDEESKRVNESVNDQKPNDYTPSSNELIFKFNKNEFQKYEWMNPPESKTKNEDKDQLQLHSLRFSFEGCLLSESETSEHTTYDTSLYNHGLDPDKPGYTLPELLHLSQSSFKPQVQVAIRTLANVLFRSYKELKTTKGSKCFFGYDQYRWNNYINRDLDLLPKIVYYICEFQLSLSILTDSLRCLSLLVFGDSAFWDQNTDTKESRSVYSVVPIEDVLFDYYQFYSGVDIYYWNPLYLDLLDTDLFDSSDPNLCTKGFKFKKDLESFYLSSLQGKYESHSTDELVREIFEIPEGYNPEDESDFVMDNRLLMLSKNNIIHKMLLIMKRYDSNTVVQFYCTLSICGFLAYFKSPLANALAKFEPFKDHYENLVNSLISNKNNDKSTLHLRGAVLYLIKYLSIYVDDLGSYFDSSSSVALIKYTVTQCFNKELYELSIILDLQKTENSRELKTYSSVAIKCLTVWAIRGYDVDFLEEFVPLVDLAFFKLKDSFNEFKNPNVHLEEFCEPMTSLITHISTCVRLNDFHNYPDQIFTNVSDIVYLFCKHNEWNEESLSFLHSLLQLNYDHLNSLTTLDSLNGFGGQLDSLFKISNILLKKVQDSFEIPDLLMSLTWFEGYQQSGSGVCLHNQELVKKFLSRSMMSFNCLNLVLKTIVWFRNLGESSMEKITLVKDLNTLDEGFIKLAEKMIAKLKKVYFSLYKIKSFYLSFSLYIVKSIPILKPWLQYLINLFQFGFNSSDALFTVLALSVDYEMIEDALILLKYKFSQNFEGVLGSYIEFNKYLSRYSVGDQRLPVVSFLGYLTCAPIHITLNSQFNFEDEMNLMSQLLYGSLRSKLLEWCVPGYQFTQLVYSLCSNDSQDLLSNVTEKQYQLLKSLVFDLIGGKPDYRSYGNERHVGTSSETTPENSDTICKLWLNALKTFMAIGHVKNEKPSLLHNFNDEEEMSRMCRKLVMKFNSGNSDSPITVGLLLLFGSCISTEECSNLVWSDESLMLLIGRNLWLDFQTFRVHSTLVPTFSVGHLNTLITPLESDSVFKLQRKLLESFSDQSMEKQDPVLFITLVSVLKNSRKRELEEIASSSRSNLLRELLVNISRDGTGLIN, encoded by the exons ATGAGTGCTGATGGCGATAAAAAGGAATCCGacttaaattttatgtCAAATGATTTTGATATAGTTGAACATTTTGACGAAGATGACTCCTCAACTGACATTCCATTACCAACTTTCGACCCATGCGGCTTTCCCAAAGCGAAACACAGGACTATATCTGACTTATCATTGTCTAAACCTCAGGAATATGAGGATAATCTGATTAAACCACTCCAGGATATGTCTCTTGATGAGATCAAAAATGCtcaaaaatatttgtaCGAAAAACTTGGGAAAGAAACATGTGATTTTATAAAAGAAAGAAGACTAAAAAG gGATGAAGAGAGTAAAAGAGTGAATGAAAGTGTAAATGACCAGAAACCCAACGACTACACACCATCCTCTAATGAATTGATATTTAAGTTCAACAAAAATGAGTTTCAAAAATACGAGTGGATGAACCCACCAGAGTCCAAAACTAAAAATGAAGATAAAGATCAATTGCAACTACATTCCTTGAGGTTTAGCTTTGAAGGATGCTTGCTAAGTGAATCTGAAACGAGCGAACACACAACGTATGACACATCTTTGTACAACCATGGACTGGACCCAGATAAGCCGGGTTACACCCTTCCAGAGTTACTTCACCTGTCCCAGAGTAGCTTTAAACCACAAGTTCAGGTAGCTATTAGAACACTGGCTAATGTTTTGTTCCGGTCATACAAAGAATTAAAGACAACAAAAGGTTCCAAGTGTTTTTTTGGGTATGATCAGTATAGATGGAACAACTACATTAATAGAGATTTAGACTTGTTGCCCAAAAttgtatactatatatGCGAATTTCAGTTATCACTAAGTATTTTAACGGATTCATTAAGGTGCCTATCACTTTTGGTGTTTGGTGATAGTGCATTTTGGGACCAGAATACCGATACGAAAGAATCACGTTCTGTTTATTCTGTTGTACCAATTGAAGACGTTTTATTCGACTATTACCAGTTCTATTCAGGAGTTGACATCTACTACTGGAATCCACTCTATTTGGACCTTTTGGATACTGACTTATTTGACAGTTCTGACCCCAATCTTTGCACAAAGGGattcaagtttaaaaaagACCTGgaatcattttatttatcatcATTACAGGGAAAATATGAGTCACATTCAACCGATGAGTTGGTGAGAGAGATTTTTGAAATTCCAGAGGGATACAACCCTGAGGATGAGTCGGATTTTGTAATGGATAACAGATTGCTGATGCTGtcaaaaaataacattatacACAAAATGTTGCTAATTATGAAAAGATATGACAGTAACACAGTAGttcaattttattgtaCCTTATCAATTTGTGGATTTTTGGCATATTTCAAATCACCATTGGCAAACGCATTGGCAAAATTTGAACCATTCAAAGATCATTATGAAAATCTAGTAAACTCACTAATTAGCAACAAAAACAATGATAAATCAACACTTCACCTAAGAGGTGCAGTATTATATTTGATTAAGTATCTCTCAATATACGTGGATGATTTGGGCTCTTATTTTGATTCCTCATCCTCTGTAGCACTCATTAAGTATACAGTAACCCAGTGTTTCAACAAGGAACTTTACGAACTTAGTATAATTTTGGATTTACAAAAAACTGAAAACTCCAGAGAATTAAAAACGTACTCTTCTGTCGCTATAAAGTGTTTGACTGTCTGGGCAATTCGAGGATATGATGTCGATTTTTTGGAGGAGTTTGTGCCTCTTGTCGATCTAGCCTTTTTCAAACTAAAAGATAGTTTTAACGAATTCAAAAACCCAAATGTACATCTTGAGGAATTTTGTGAGCCAATGACTTCACTCATTACACATATTTCAACATGTGTAAGATTAAACGATTTCCATAATTACCCCGACCAAATCTTCACAAATGTTAGTgatattgtttatttattttgcAAGCATAATGAGTGGAATGAGGAGTCGTTGAGTTTTTTACACAGCCTTCTACAGCTTAATTACGATCACCTTAACTCACTAACTACCTTGGATAGTTTGAATGGTTTTGGAGGCCAACTTGatagtttatttaaaatatcgAATATACTGTTGAAAAAGGTGCAGGATTCATTTGAGATTCCAGATTTACTAATGTCACTTACTTGGTTCGAAGGGTATCAACAATCGGGTTCAGGTGTGTGTTTACATAACCAGGAGCTGGTTAAAAAATTCCTTAGCAGGTCCATGATGTCGTTTAACTGCCTTAATCTAGTCCTTAAAACAATAGTATGGTTTAGAAATTTGGGAGAGTCTAGCATGGAAAAGATAACTTTGGTTAAGGATCTGAATACGTTGGATGAAGGTTTCATTAAACTTGCCGAAAAGATGATTGCGAAGTTGAAAAAGGTGTATTTTAGTTTGTATAAAATCAAGTCGTTTTATCTCAGTTTCTCACTCTATATAGTCAAGTCAAtaccaattttaaaaccATGGTTACAGTATctgattaatttattccaaTTTGGCTTTAATAGCTCTGATGCACTGTTTACAGTACTGGCACTATCAGTGGATTATGAAATGATTGAAGATGCcttaatattgttaaagtATAAGTTCTCGCAAAATTTTGAGGGAGTTTTAGGCTCCTACATTGAGTTTAACAAGTATCTCTCAAGATATAGTGTCGGGGATCAAAGACTACCAGTCGTTTCATTCCTAGGATATTTGACCTGTGCCCCCATCCATATTACCTTAAATTCCCAGTTTAATTTTGAGGATGAAATGAATTTGATGTCGCAATTGCTCTACGGCAGTCTTAGATCGAAATTGTTAGAATGGTGTGTCCCTGGTTATCAGTTCACGCAGTTGGTGTACTCACTATGTTCAAATGACTCCCAAGATTTGCTATCAAATGTTACTGAAAAACAGTATCAACTGTTAAAATCACTTGTTTTTGATTTAATAGGCGGGAAACCAGACTATAGGAGTTATGGTAACGAAAGGCATGTTGGGACCAGTAGTGAAACAACACCTGAGAATTCAGACACCATCTGTAAACTTTGGTTAAATGCATTGAAAACTTTTATGGCAATTGGACATGTAAAGAATGAAAAACCATCACTACTACACAACTTcaatgatgaagaagaaatgagtagaatgtgtagaaagTTGGTGATGAAGTTTAACTCAGGGAATAGTGATTCACCCATTACTGTGGGACTACTCCTGCTGTTTGGTTCTTGTATATCAACTGAAGAGTGTTCGAACCTAGTTTGGTCAGACGAGTCGTTGATGTTGCTAATTGGAAGAAATTTATGGTTGGATTTTCAAACGTTTAGGGTCCACTCCACCCTAGTTCCAACCTTTAGTGTTGGCCACCTTAACACACTTATTACACCCTTAGAGTCGGATTcagtttttaaattacaaaGGAAGCTCTTGGAGTCATTCTCAGACCAAAGCATGGAAAAACAAGACCCCGTGCTGTTTATAACTCTCGTGTCAGTTTTGAAGAATTCCAGAAAACGTGAACTTGAAGAAATAGCGTCCAGTTCAAGAAGTAATTTACTCAGAGAACTGTTGGTAAACATTTCAAGGGATGGAACTGggttgataaattaa
- the GBLP gene encoding guanine nucleotide-binding subunit beta-like protein produces the protein MASVATEKLSNSVLEFKGVLSGGHHGWVTSISTPLKTDVNTIISASRDKRLMIWEMFDEDVDGQVGVAKRALTGHSQTVQDVSMSSDGLFALSGSWDGTLRLWDLVKACSVRVFNGHTKDVNSVAFSPDNRQIISGSRDKTIKLWNTLAECKYTITNSTHTDWVSCVRFSPSGKEPIFVSGGWDKLIKVWDLRTCQLKHTLYGHEGVVYSVSISPDGSLCASGGKDGVARLWDMKEANSLHLLDAGSTINALCFSPCNYWLCAATDKAIKIWDLENKNILAEINNDRTKKVGLPWCVSLCWSPDGRVLYAGSTDGNIYVYQVSRNYSYLTN, from the exons ATGGCCTCAGTAGCAACTGAAAAGTTAAGCAACAGCGTCTTAGAATTTAAAGGAGTCCTCTCAGGAGGACACCACGGGTGGGTCACATCCATTTCAACTCCTCTGAAGACAGACGTTAACACGATCATCTCAGCATCCAGAG ACAAGAGATTAATGATATGGGAAATGTTCGATGAGGATGTAGATGGTCAAGTAGGTGTAGCAAAGAGGGCATTAACAGGTCACTCACAGACAGTTCAGGACGTTTCAATGTCCTCAGATGGTCTTTTCGCCCTGTCAGGATCATGGGATGGAACCCTTAGGTTGTGGGACCTAGTAAAGGCATGCTCAGTCAGAGTATTCAACGGACACACCAAGGATGTCAACAGTGTAGCATTTAGCCCTGACAACAGACAAATCATTTCTGGAAGCAGAGATAAAACCATCAAACTTTGGAACACCCTTGCCGAATGTAAATATACTATCACCAACTCAACCCATACCGACTGGGTATCATGCGTCAGGTTCTCTCCAAGTGGAAAGGAACCCATTTTTGTATCTGGTGGGTGGGATAAACTCATTAAG GTTTGGGACCTAAGAACATGTCAACTGAAGCACACATTGTATGGTCATGAGGGTGTAGTATATTCAGTTTCAATATCACCAGACGGGTCACTTTGCGCATCTGGTGGCAAAGATGGAGTAGCAAGACTGTGGGACATGAAGGAAGCAAACAGCCTGCACCTCCTGGATGCAGGATCTACAATTAACGCATTATGCTTCTCACCTTGCAACTACTGGCTCTGCGCAGCAACAGATAAGGCAATCAAGATCTGGGATCTAGAAAACAAGAACATTCTCGCAGAGATCAATAATGATAGAACGAAGAAGGTGGGACTACCATGGTGTGTTTCCTTGTGTTGGTCCCCCGACGGCAGAGTCCTCTACGCAGGGTCAACTGACGGAAATATATACGTATACCAAGTCAGCAGGAACTACAGCTACCTTACGAATTAA
- the Ppp1r7 gene encoding Leucine Rich repeats (2 copies) family protein, whose protein sequence is MDNEESVKIKRIGKDLTVDDSAEEVEFHLSRIKYIENLNHLKNLKKLSLVSNIIHKIENLDENTALEHLDLYQNRIKHIENLENLTNLRILDLSFNEIDKIENLGNLDKLEQLYLSNNKISEASNLAHFKNLTLLELGSNKVRDYGDVKHLQTLNALWLGKNKLTSMAIPELPNLEKCSIQNNRVREWDECVVKNLPNLREFYLSCNKLTEIPSFISYMPHLLILDLGNNRISKIQPLPENNTLEELWLNDNQIDTLSDVKALGSLKALKVLYLERNPLQFKLGPSYRSRVLDILPNLTQLDAIPTHNRVY, encoded by the exons ATGGATAATGAAGAATCCGTCAAAATAAAGAGAATAGGAAAAGATTTAACCGTAGATGATTCCGCGGAAGAGGTCGAGTTCCATTTGTCGAGAATCAAATACATAGAAAACTTAAATCACTTAAAAAACTTAAAG AAGCTGTCTCTTGTGTCAAATATCATACACAAAATAGAGAATCTTGATGAAAATACAGCACTAGAACATCTAGATCTCTACCAAAATCGAATAAAACACATAGAAAATCTAGAAAACTTAACTAACTTGAG GATTCTGGACCTCTCATTTAACGAAATTGACAAAATCGAAAATCTTGGAAATTTAGATAAACTAGAACAACTGTACCTCAGCAATAATAAAATCTCTGAG GCGTCAAACTTGGCCCATTTTAAGAATCTGACCCTCCTAGAGCTAGGCTCTAATAAGGTCAGAGACTACGGAGATGTAAAGCACCTACAAACACTAAACGCTCTATGGCTAGGAAAGAACAAGTTGACTTCAATG GCGATTCCTGAGCTCCCAAACCTGGAAAAGTGCAGCATACAGAACAACAGAGTGAGGGAGTGGGATGAGTGTGTAGTAAAAAATCTCCCGAATTTGAGGGAGTTCTACCTCAGCTGTAACAAACTCACAGAAATACCATCATTCATATCATATATG CCACATCTTCTCATATTGGACCTTGGAAACAACAGAATTTCTAAGATACAACCATTACCTGAGAATAACACGCTTGAGGAGTTATGG TTGAATGATAATCAAATCGATACTTTGAGTGACGTGAAGGCTCTAGGTTCACTCAAAGCACTCAAAGTGCTTTATTTGGAAAGGAATCCACTCCAGTTCAAGCTTGGTCCCAGTTATCGCAGCAGAGTCCTGGACATTCTCCCAA ATCTAACTCAACTGGACGCAATACCCACACATAATAGAGTGTATTAA
- a CDS encoding SpoU rRNA Methylase family protein — protein sequence MTVTSVVGKILEDLREKSLIHSKRNKKHKLKDSLRTKSSRSNAKVDEIVKRRRFIFKPFNNSLTNSDFFTRLVNSSPKPPVLRSIHHPVVNHLLKLSYSSNYRSYRGLVLLSSLKLIKEYCSRNGPCNRIYTTSHSNKLLSDPDVKFDKVLLVSKKVLQKVGNLKSYDKGLLAEVPYPKPSPTLGIPKLVLCLCPSTKKTNRTTESDLGTLIRSAQALQWQAVWVLQNGNIDLLDPLTIRSSHYSLSTIPYSRGTIDETLEFAKKNDLLLCHCCKDGIKVDSETFSQKISSHKGIMLMAGNLPYELFSKSTKLSVIPRTGFSEDGNSVIVGSDVGFVGSISAGRKYTLDDQVQTAVSMYLIKKMFFNNLPSSPFIHQFTANFCGIKVNLK from the exons ATGACAGTCACCAGTGTCGTGGGTAAAATATTGGAAGATTTGAGGGAAAAGTCGCTTATACACTCaaaaagaaataaaaaacataAGTTAAAGGATAGTTTAAGAACAAAATCCAGTAGAAGTAATGCTAAAGTAGatgaaattgttaaaaGAAGAAGATTCATATTCAAGCCCTTCAACAATTCTTTAACGAACTCTGATTTTTTCACACGACTTGTGAATAGTTCACCAAAACCTCCAGTTTTACGGTCTATACACCACCCAGTTGTTAATCACCTACTTAAATTGTCCTATAGCTCAAATTACAG GAGTTACAGAGGATTGGTATTACTGTCTAGTTTGAAGCTAATAAAGGAATACTGTAGCCGTAACGGTCCTTGTAACAGGATATACACAACATCCCACTCAAATAAGTTACTCTCTGACCCAGATGTCAAGTTCGATAAGGTTTTGTTAGTTTCTAAAAAAGTTCTCCAGAAG gTTGGGAACTTGAAATCATACGATAAAGGCCTTCTGGCTGAGGTGCCTTATCCAAAACCATCACCAACACTTGGGATTCCAAAACTAGTGCTTTGTCTTTGTCCAAGTACTAAAAAGACAAATAGGACCACGGAGTCTGATTTAGGAACTTTAATTCGATCTGCTCAGGCTCTTCAATGGCAGGCCGTCTGGGTTCTTCAAAACGGCAACATTGATCTTCTGGACCCTCTAACGATTCGGTCATCTCat TATTCATTGTCAACGATTCCTTACTCAAGAGGGACAATTGACGAGACACTTGAGTTTGCAAAAAAGAATGATTTGCTTCTTTGCCACTGCTGTAAAGACGGAATTAAAGTCGACTCTGAGACTTTCTCTCAGAAAATAAGTTCACACAAGGGGATTATGCTCATGGCAGGAAACTTACCCTAC GAGCTGTTTTCAAAGAGCACAAAGTTGTCAGTGATCCCGAGAACCGGATTTTCAGAAGATGGCAACTCAGTCATTGTAGGATCAGACGTGGGTTTTGTTGGGAGTATCTCGGCAGGAAGAAAGTATACCTTAGATGACCAGGTACAAACCGCAGTTTCGATGTACTTGATTAAGAAGATGTTCTTTAATAACCTTCCATCGTCACCATTCATACACCAGTTTACTGCCAACTTTTGTGgaattaaagttaatttaaaataa